A stretch of Carya illinoinensis cultivar Pawnee chromosome 14, C.illinoinensisPawnee_v1, whole genome shotgun sequence DNA encodes these proteins:
- the LOC122293935 gene encoding disease resistance protein RPV1-like isoform X2 — protein MATQRPSSSTNSEDTRKRKRDNSSCSEEDEKIISSSSPSSSTPRWKHDVFLSFCGKDTRRSFTDHLYFDLKRKGILVFRDDESLERGKSISPELMQAIQESQYAIVIFSANYASSKWCLQELAEIVEWEEKKNLTIIPIFYHVNPSDVRNQTGNFAEAFAAHEEDLKLDIKEIDTWRNACRKVGNISGEHINGDRYESTIIQQISGIIFYNYTMLNILIHDNQKIVGINSHVEEMTNLLHMESNDVRFLGIHGMGGVGKTTLAEIIYYRFSCRFEGSSFISCTGEKSTAAPNLASLQKQLLSMIMQQEIHIWDHRDGIMLMRNRLRNKKVLIILDDVDCEKLLSALAGDRKWFGPGSRVIITCRDSHLLITREVNDIYKVELLQTPDALQLFSLSAFDKTNPPENYKDLSMDFVSYAGGLPLALKVLGRFLFGRTIDLWKSARDKLEAIPKTEIFDVLKISFDGLEESQKKLFLDLACFCRISFFKEIYLAIDFEVLVDKSLLSKYPYGVNLTMHDLLKKMGQEIFRREDPEEPGRRSRLCRKEDVFHVLEKDTGTDAIEGIYLHFDLPDEAKHRFNINAKAFSKMRKLRFLYFDPFRYINWRGNPLNYMPSDKLQFLEWHNCPSKSWPSSFQPKGLVVLSMPESRFKRLWKGLMVLNNLKKLDMSYSRNLIEIPDLSGAPKLEIINLAKCRSLCEVHPSIGTLRRLQVIELGCTGIKQLWNRTLVVLDNLKELDLGCCENLIETPDLSGTPNLEEIDFSDCGSLCKVHPSIGFLKRLKQLRLNGCPRLENFLNILGDMTSLESLSLPSSEVSIFPSVIYSFSSLGSLLLDDWSRLEKFPDLSMLECLAEFQVYGTAISQIPSINLIPKSIRFFDLEGGKRMPGESRDLVKFIDNGYSVPRQSSYPTNRDIGSPVEYETEEKFWVRINFFGFSPKVLIQRWSLGSRIPEWVHNKSNGSSLFFDMCNGSSLKIESDGDTESDGDTMSVMGIAIFIVCQFHSIPPINFSEYENVAFTICLDDDTPENYFHQFEYALSTDVILDKPIVFCMYLWDPESLESRKLKSLDKRKISITAKFRNFAVQIPFMEVEVKEWGLHLVSPNDGALGLGSDLYSFVDFINLGEMWFDMNED, from the exons ATGGCCACTCAAAGACCCTCTTCATCCACAAATTCCGAAGATactaggaaaagaaaaagagacaaTTCATCTTGTTcggaagaagatgaaaaaatcaTATCCTCTTCCTCACCTTCTTCCTCGACGCCTCGATGGAAACATGATGTTTTCCTTAGTTTCTGTGGCAAAGACACTCGCAGAAGTTTTACGGATCATCtctattttgatttaaaacggAAAGGTATTCTCGTTTTTAGAGATGACGAATCACTGGAGCGAGGAAAATCCATTTCTCCCGAGCTTATGCAAGCAATTCAAGAATCCCAATATGCCATCGTCATTTTTTCAGCAAATTATGCTTCTTCCAAATGGTGCCTCCAGGAACTTGCCGAGATCGTTGAATGGGAGGAAAAGAAGAATCTCACAATTATTCCTATTTTCTATCATGTGAATCCTTCAGATGTAAGAAATCAAACAGGGAATTTTGCAGAAGCTTTCGCTGCACATGAAGAAGATCTCAAGTTAGACATCAAAGAGATTGATACGTGGAGAAATGCCTGCAGAAAAGTCGGTAATATTTCCGGAGAGCACATAAATGGGGACAG GTACGAGTCAACAATTATACAACAAATCAGTGGAATTATATTCTACAATTATACAATGCTAAATATTCTAATTCATGATAACCAGAAAATTGTTGGAATAAACTCCCATGTAGAGGAAATGACGAACTTATTGCATATGGAATCGAATGACGTTCGCTTCTTAGGAATTCATGGGATGGGTGGCGTTGGTAAAACAACATTGGccgaaataatttattatagatTTTCTTGTCGATTCGAAGGAAGCAGCTTTATTTCTTGTACTGGAGAAAAATCTACTGCTGCTCCTAATCTAGCTTCTTTACAAAAACAACTTCTTTCTATGATCATGCAACAAGAAATACATATATGGGATCATCGCGACGGAATCATGTTGATGAGAAACAGGTTGCGGAATAAAAAGGTTCTTATCATCCTTGATGATGTGGATTGTGAAAAGCTACTGTCGGCATTAGCAGGGGATCGGAAATGGTTTGGTCCAGGGAGTAGGGTGATTATAACATGCAGAGATAGTCATCTGTTGATAACACGTGAAGTGAATGATATCTATAAGGTTGAGCTGCTTCAAACCCCCGATGCTTTGCAGCTATTTAGTTTGTCAGCCTTCGACAAAACCAATCCTCCAGAGAATTACAAGGATCTATCTATGGATTTTGTGAGTTATGCTGGAGGCCTTCCTTTAGCTCTTAAAGTTTTGGGTCGCTTCTTATTTGGGAGAACAATAGATTTATGGAAAAGTGCTAGGGATAAATTGGAAGCGATTCCTAAAACTGAAATTTTTGATGTTcttaaaataagttttgatGGGCTGGAGGAATCGCAGAAAAAACTGTTTTTGGATCTGGCATGTTTTTGTCGCATAAGTTTTTTTAAGGAAATATATCTAGCCATCGACTTTGAGGTTCTCGTCGACAAGTCCCTCCTAAGCAAATATCCATATGGTGTGAACTTGACCATGCATGATTTGCTAAAAAAAATGGGCCAGGAAATATTTCGCCGCGAAGATCCTGAAGAACCTGGACGACGTAGTAGGCTGTGTCGTAAGGAGGATGTCTTTCACGTGCTGGAGAAAGATACT GGAACTGATGCAATTGAAGGCATATACCTCCATTTTGATCTTCCTGATGAAGCGAAACATAGATTCAATATTAACGCCAAAGCATTCTCAaagatgagaaaattgagaTTTCTTTATTTCGATCCTTTTCGATATATAAACTGGCGTGGAAATCCTTTGAATTACATGCCAAGCGATAAGTTGCAATTCCTAGAGTGGCATAATTGTCCTTCGAAATCCTGGCCGAGCAGTTTCCAACCAAAAGGTCTTGTTGTACTAAGCATGCCTGAAAGCCGCTTCAAACGACTGTGGAAGGGATTGATG GTTTTAAacaatttgaagaaattagataTGAGTTATTCTAGGAACTTGATTGAAATACCAGATTTGAGTGGAGCTCCAAAACTTGAGATAATAAACCTGGCAAAGTGTAGAAGCTTGTGTGAGGTTCACCCATCCATCGGAACTCTCAGACGACTACAAGTAATAGAACTAGGGTGCACGGGAATCAAACAACTCTGGAATAGGACATTGGTG GTTTTAGACAATTTGAAGGAATTAGATCTGGGTTGTTGTGAGAACTTGATTGAAACACCAGATTTGAGTGGAACTCCAAATCTTGAAGAAATAGATTTTTCAGATTGTGGAAGCTTGTGTAAGGTCCACCCATCCATCGGATTTCTCAAACGACTAAAACAGTTGCGTTTAAACGGATGTCCAAGACTTGAGAATTTCCTGAATATTCTGGGAGATATGACATCTCTAGAGAGCTTGAGTTTACCATCATCGGAAGTCTCAATTTTTCCGAGTGTTATTTATAGTTTTTCATCTCTTGGAAGTCTCTTGTTGGATGATTGGTCAAGACTAGAGAAATTTCCAGACCTGAGTATGTTGGAATGTTTGGCGGAATTTCAGGTATACGGAACTGCTATATCACAAATACCATCTATCAATCTAATCCCCAAGAGCATCCGTTTCTTTGACCTCGAAGGAGGAAAGAGGATGCCAGGTGAATCAAGAGATTTGGTTAAGTTCATTGATAATGGCTACTCTGTGCCGAGACAAAGCTCATATCCCACCAATCGTGATATCGGATCACCTGTAGAATATGAGACAGAAGAAAAGTTTTGGGTGCGAATTAACTTTTTCGGTTTT TCCCCAAAGGTGTTGATACAAAGGTGGTCGTTGGGATCTAGAATCCCGGAGTGGGTCCACAATAAAAGTAATggctcctctcttttttttgacATGTGTAATGGCTCCTCTCTAAAGATAGAGTCGGATG GTGATACAGAGTCGGATGGTGATACGATGTCGGTGATGGGGATTGCTATCTTTATTGTTTGTCAATTCCATTCAATTCCTCCGATTAATTTCTCCGAATATGAAAATGTGGCGTTTACAATTTGTTTGGATGACGATACTCCAGAAAATTATTTTCACCAATTTGAGTATGCACTTTCCACGGACGTCATCTTGGATAAGCCAATTGTATTTTGTATGTATCTATGGGATCCGGAATCTTTGGAAAGCCGAAAATTGAAGAGTCTGGATAAACGGAAGATTTCCATTACAGCAAAATTTAGGAATTTCGCCGTTCAAATTCCATTTATGGAAGTAGAAGTGAAAGAATGGGGATTGCATTTAGTATCTCCGAATGATGGTGCTCTTGGTTTGGGATCAGATTTATATTCCTTCGTCGATTTTATTAATTTAGGGGAAATGTGGTTTGACATGAATGAAGATTAG